The sequence AAGATGTCAGGTGGACTGTCGGGAGGAATTTCAGTGGGGCCTGTAAGGAGAGACAGGCCAGGGCCGCGAAGGCAGTTTGTGCACTCAGCTCAGCGCTCCACCGCAGCTGGAGCCGGTACCGGCGGTGCAGCCGAAGCAGTGATCGGCGACCGCGATCGGCTCATCCGAGGGGTCGTGTTCCAGCAGCTCCCTCAGATGGCGCCGGGGACTGCCTTCGCCCTCTGACAGACCAATCATCGGCAGACCGAGCATCTGGTTGAAGTCGCAGTCGTAGAGGTAGCCCTGCCAGTCCACGCTGATGGTGGAGCGGCACATCACCTGCTCCAGGTTGGAGGGGTTGTGGCTGGCGCGCAGCAGATCCATGTAGCTCTCCAGCCGGCCCTGCTGGCGCAGCCCGGCCGCGAAGCGCTGGATCGGCATGTTGGTGATCGTGTAAAGCCGGTTGAAATGGATGCCGAAGTGAGCGTGCAGTTCGCGCCTGTAGTCGGCCTCCAGTGCCGCCTGGGGCGGCGGCAGGCTCGGGCCCTGGGGGTTGTAGACCAGATCCAGTTCAAGGGCTGAACCCTCGATGCCGTACCCGAGGGCATTGAGCTGGCGCAGGCCGGCGATGCTGCGGTCGAACACGCCGTCGCCGCGCTGCTGGTCGACATTGGCAGC is a genomic window of Cyanobium sp. Tous-M-B4 containing:
- the arsS gene encoding arsenosugar biosynthesis radical SAM (seleno)protein ArsS (Some members of this family are selenoproteins.) — its product is MAPSYSPVSELAIAVSPPELAFPALRRGRPGTLQVNLGYRCNQSCSHCHVNAGPSRTETMDATTIALVPEVLRARGLTALDLTGGAPELHPGFRNLVSEARQLGVTVIDRCNLTILSEPGQEDLAGFLADQGVTVVASLPCYSAANVDQQRGDGVFDRSIAGLRQLNALGYGIEGSALELDLVYNPQGPSLPPPQAALEADYRRELHAHFGIHFNRLYTITNMPIQRFAAGLRQQGRLESYMDLLRASHNPSNLEQVMCRSTISVDWQGYLYDCDFNQMLGLPMIGLSEGEGSPRRHLRELLEHDPSDEPIAVADHCFGCTAGTGSSCGGALS